The Pecten maximus chromosome 14, xPecMax1.1, whole genome shotgun sequence genome includes a region encoding these proteins:
- the LOC117342075 gene encoding ras-related GTP-binding protein A, translating into MKKKVLLMGKSGSGKTSMRSIIFANYIARDTRRLGATIDVEHSHVRFLGNLVLNLWDCGGQEAFMESYFASQRDNIFRNVEVLIYVFDVESRELEKDMHYYQSCLEAILQNSPDSKVFCLVHKMDLVQDDQRDFIFREREEDLKRLSKPLDCTCFATSIWDETLYKAWSNIVYQLIPNVQQIESNLANFANIIEADEVLLFEKATFLVISHCERKQHKDIHRFEKISNIIKQFKLSCSKLAANFQSMEVHNSTFSAFIEGFTSNTYVMVVMSDGSIPSAATLINIKNAKKHFEKLERMESNHHPITAR; encoded by the exons ATGAAGAAAAAG GTATTACTCATGGGGAAGAGTGGGTCAGGGAAGACCAGCATGAGGTCCATCATCTTCGCCAACTATATAGCGAGAGACACTCGCAGACTAGGGGCAACAA TTGATGTGGAGCATTCTCATGTTCGTTTCCTTGGGAATCTTGTACTGAACCTGTGGGATTGTGGAGG tCAAGAGGCATTTATGGAGAGTTACTTTGCCAGTCAACGGGATAATATATTCCGCAATGTTGAAGTCCTGATCTACGTATTTGACGTTGAAAGTCGAGAGCTGGAGAAGGATATGCATTATTACCAGTCCTGCCTTGAGGCCATTCTCCAGAACTCTCCCGACTCCAAAGTTTTCTGCCTCGTACACAAAATGGACCTTGTGCAAGATGATCAGCGAGACTTT ATCTTTCGAGAGCGTGAGGAAGATCTCAAACGGTTATCAAAGCCATTGGACTGCACATGCTTCGCAACGAGTATCTGGGATGAAACTCTTTACAAG GCTTGGTCCAACATTGTTTACCAGCTGATCCCTAATGTCCAACAGATCGAGAGCAACTTGGCAAATTTTGCCAACATCATTGAGGCAGATGAAGTATTGCTGTTTGAAAAGGCTACATTTTTG GTGATTTCTCACTGTGAAAGGAAACAGCACAAAGACATTCACCGGTTTGAAAAGATCAGTAACATAATTAAGCAGTTCAAACTTAGCTGTAGTAAGCTTGCTGCAAATTTTCAGAGCATGGAGGTGCATAACTCTACCTTCTCCGCCTTCATTGAGGGATTTACCTCCAACACATACGTCATGGTTGTTATGTCCGATGGATCCATTC CTTCTGCCGCAACACTGATTAACATCAAAAATGCAAAGAAGCACTTTGAGAAATTGGAAAGAATGGAATCGAACCATCATCCCATTACTGCTAGATGA